The following proteins come from a genomic window of Microtus ochrogaster isolate Prairie Vole_2 chromosome 7, MicOch1.0, whole genome shotgun sequence:
- the LOC101984729 gene encoding diazepam-binding inhibitor-like 5 gives MSQVEFEMACASLKQLKGPVSDQEKLLVYSFYKQATQGDCNIPVPPATDVRAKAKWEAWNVNKGMSKMDAMRIYIAKVEELKKNECG, from the coding sequence ATGAGCCAAGTGGAGTTTGAAATGGCCTGCGCGTCCCTCAAGCAGCTGAAGGGTCCCGTCAGCGATCAGGAGAAACTGCTGGTGTACAGCTTCTACAAACAGGCCACCCAGGGCGACTGTAACATCCCTGTCCCTCCAGCCACAGATGTGAGAGCAAAGGCCAAATGGGAGGCGTGGAATGTGAACAAAGGGATGTCCAAGATGGATGCCATGAGGATCTATATTGCCAAAGTGGAGGAGCTGAAGAAAAACGAGTGTGGCTAA